A DNA window from Synchiropus splendidus isolate RoL2022-P1 chromosome 2, RoL_Sspl_1.0, whole genome shotgun sequence contains the following coding sequences:
- the LOC128754021 gene encoding ubiquitin carboxyl-terminal hydrolase 37-like isoform X2: MFCAPFCSESQVIDSIEFWGRQIRQQRGQNLPVKKKTVCDWLCAKGSDSISPIAKEPKPLVALDFQDRKDPREETDAVASTSTSETFQSLGFPNPGNYCYINATLQSLLTLVDFVRDIRGQKSDSTVIRTFMNIQACHNADNQLKSRLLVAFKHAVAEEAPEFKNNTQKDAHEFLVAVMEHMMHLQAFQDSLLFQMVSNRMCTSCATGSYKEEAFTHISLNLSSGGKTVRQLLRDFMMETQLDYCCQCGSQEANQQYSFVTLPKVLVLHLKRFKYTGDQSLSKITEPISLQKDLLVPSDKGGGKYYLVSIISHIGPGASRGHYISDGVNPYAPPTDPSDSWLTYNDLVVSRTSCKSVCEQRQETAYILFYNRLVREGCRLLLHQPPLTGFYSTGPCQVAGPRCDINVSIGTESLRLERCQVWSLMSSSFLLEGPV, from the exons ATGTTTTGTGCTCCATTTTGCTCAGAAAGCCAAGTCATAGATTCAATTGAGTTTTGGGGGAGACAGATAAGACAGCAGAG AGGCCAGAACCTtccagtgaagaagaagacggTTTGCGACTGGTTATGTGCTAAG GGAAGTGACTCCATTTCTCCGATTGCCAAAGAGCCAAAGCCGCTGGTGGCGCTGGATTTCCAAGACAGGAAGGACCCGAGAGAGGAGACGGACGCCGTCGCCAGCACCTCCACCTCAGAAACATTCCAGTCACTGGG GTTTCCCAACCCGGGAAACTACTGTTACATCAATGCCACGCTGCAGAGCCTCCTGACCCTGGTGGACTTTGTCAGAGACATCAGAGGTCAGAAGTCCGATTCCACCGTGATCCG AACCTTCATGAACATCCAGGCGTGTCACAACGCTGACAACCAGCTGAAGTCAAGGCTGCTGGTCGCCTTCAAGCACGCGGTGGCTGAGGAGGCCCCAGAGTTTAAGAACAACACCCAGAAA GATGCGCACGAGTTCCTGGTGGCTGTCATGGAGCACATGATGCATTTACAAGCTTTTCAAGATTCTCTGCTGTTTCAGATGGTCAGCAACAGAATGTGTACAAG TTGTGCCACAGGATCTTACAAAGAAGAAGCCTTCACACACATCTCGCTCAACCTGTCGTCGGGGGGGAAAACTGTCCGACAGCTGCTGCGTGACTTCATGATG GAGACGCAGCTGGACTACTGCTGTCAGTGCGGCAGCCAGGAGGCCAACCAGCAGTATTCCTTCGTCACGCTGCCAAA AGTGTTGGTGTTGCACTTGAAGCGGTTTAAATACACTGGGGACCAAAGCCTCAGCAAGATAACCGAGCCCATCTCCCTGCAGAAGGATCTGTTGGTGCCCTCTGACAAG GGTGGTGGCAAGTATTACCTGGTCAGCATCATCAGCCATATTGGCCCCGGAGCATCAAGAG GTCACTACATCAGCGACGGAGTGAACCCCTACGCGCCCCCGACAGATCCCTCCGACAGCTGGCTCACCTACAACGACCTGGTTGTTTCGAGGACCAGCTGCAAGTCTGTTTGCGAACAGCGTCAGGAGACGGCGTACATCCTCTTCTACAACAGACTGGTGAGAGAGGGCTGTCGTCTGCTCCTACATCAACCTCCACTGACTGGGTTTTACTCGACAGGACCCTGCCAGGTAGCAGGGCCACGCTGTGACATCAATGTGTCGATTGGGACTGAGAGTTTGAGACTTGAACGATGCC
- the LOC128754021 gene encoding ubiquitin carboxyl-terminal hydrolase 37-like isoform X1 — MFCAPFCSESQVIDSIEFWGRQIRQQSRGQNLPVKKKTVCDWLCAKGSDSISPIAKEPKPLVALDFQDRKDPREETDAVASTSTSETFQSLGFPNPGNYCYINATLQSLLTLVDFVRDIRGQKSDSTVIRTFMNIQACHNADNQLKSRLLVAFKHAVAEEAPEFKNNTQKDAHEFLVAVMEHMMHLQAFQDSLLFQMVSNRMCTSCATGSYKEEAFTHISLNLSSGGKTVRQLLRDFMMETQLDYCCQCGSQEANQQYSFVTLPKVLVLHLKRFKYTGDQSLSKITEPISLQKDLLVPSDKGGGKYYLVSIISHIGPGASRGHYISDGVNPYAPPTDPSDSWLTYNDLVVSRTSCKSVCEQRQETAYILFYNRLVREGCRLLLHQPPLTGFYSTGPCQVAGPRCDINVSIGTESLRLERCQVWSLMSSSFLLEGPV, encoded by the exons ATGTTTTGTGCTCCATTTTGCTCAGAAAGCCAAGTCATAGATTCAATTGAGTTTTGGGGGAGACAGATAAGACAGCAGAG TAGAGGCCAGAACCTtccagtgaagaagaagacggTTTGCGACTGGTTATGTGCTAAG GGAAGTGACTCCATTTCTCCGATTGCCAAAGAGCCAAAGCCGCTGGTGGCGCTGGATTTCCAAGACAGGAAGGACCCGAGAGAGGAGACGGACGCCGTCGCCAGCACCTCCACCTCAGAAACATTCCAGTCACTGGG GTTTCCCAACCCGGGAAACTACTGTTACATCAATGCCACGCTGCAGAGCCTCCTGACCCTGGTGGACTTTGTCAGAGACATCAGAGGTCAGAAGTCCGATTCCACCGTGATCCG AACCTTCATGAACATCCAGGCGTGTCACAACGCTGACAACCAGCTGAAGTCAAGGCTGCTGGTCGCCTTCAAGCACGCGGTGGCTGAGGAGGCCCCAGAGTTTAAGAACAACACCCAGAAA GATGCGCACGAGTTCCTGGTGGCTGTCATGGAGCACATGATGCATTTACAAGCTTTTCAAGATTCTCTGCTGTTTCAGATGGTCAGCAACAGAATGTGTACAAG TTGTGCCACAGGATCTTACAAAGAAGAAGCCTTCACACACATCTCGCTCAACCTGTCGTCGGGGGGGAAAACTGTCCGACAGCTGCTGCGTGACTTCATGATG GAGACGCAGCTGGACTACTGCTGTCAGTGCGGCAGCCAGGAGGCCAACCAGCAGTATTCCTTCGTCACGCTGCCAAA AGTGTTGGTGTTGCACTTGAAGCGGTTTAAATACACTGGGGACCAAAGCCTCAGCAAGATAACCGAGCCCATCTCCCTGCAGAAGGATCTGTTGGTGCCCTCTGACAAG GGTGGTGGCAAGTATTACCTGGTCAGCATCATCAGCCATATTGGCCCCGGAGCATCAAGAG GTCACTACATCAGCGACGGAGTGAACCCCTACGCGCCCCCGACAGATCCCTCCGACAGCTGGCTCACCTACAACGACCTGGTTGTTTCGAGGACCAGCTGCAAGTCTGTTTGCGAACAGCGTCAGGAGACGGCGTACATCCTCTTCTACAACAGACTGGTGAGAGAGGGCTGTCGTCTGCTCCTACATCAACCTCCACTGACTGGGTTTTACTCGACAGGACCCTGCCAGGTAGCAGGGCCACGCTGTGACATCAATGTGTCGATTGGGACTGAGAGTTTGAGACTTGAACGATGCC
- the LOC128754021 gene encoding ubiquitin carboxyl-terminal hydrolase 12A-like isoform X6 has translation MNIQACHNADNQLKSRLLVAFKHAVAEEAPEFKNNTQKDAHEFLVAVMEHMMHLQAFQDSLLFQMVSNRMCTSCATGSYKEEAFTHISLNLSSGGKTVRQLLRDFMMETQLDYCCQCGSQEANQQYSFVTLPKVLVLHLKRFKYTGDQSLSKITEPISLQKDLLVPSDKGGGKYYLVSIISHIGPGASRGHYISDGVNPYAPPTDPSDSWLTYNDLVVSRTSCKSVCEQRQETAYILFYNRLVREGCRLLLHQPPLTGFYSTGPCQVAGPRCDINVSIGTESLRLERCQVWSLMSSSFLLEGPV, from the exons ATGAACATCCAGGCGTGTCACAACGCTGACAACCAGCTGAAGTCAAGGCTGCTGGTCGCCTTCAAGCACGCGGTGGCTGAGGAGGCCCCAGAGTTTAAGAACAACACCCAGAAA GATGCGCACGAGTTCCTGGTGGCTGTCATGGAGCACATGATGCATTTACAAGCTTTTCAAGATTCTCTGCTGTTTCAGATGGTCAGCAACAGAATGTGTACAAG TTGTGCCACAGGATCTTACAAAGAAGAAGCCTTCACACACATCTCGCTCAACCTGTCGTCGGGGGGGAAAACTGTCCGACAGCTGCTGCGTGACTTCATGATG GAGACGCAGCTGGACTACTGCTGTCAGTGCGGCAGCCAGGAGGCCAACCAGCAGTATTCCTTCGTCACGCTGCCAAA AGTGTTGGTGTTGCACTTGAAGCGGTTTAAATACACTGGGGACCAAAGCCTCAGCAAGATAACCGAGCCCATCTCCCTGCAGAAGGATCTGTTGGTGCCCTCTGACAAG GGTGGTGGCAAGTATTACCTGGTCAGCATCATCAGCCATATTGGCCCCGGAGCATCAAGAG GTCACTACATCAGCGACGGAGTGAACCCCTACGCGCCCCCGACAGATCCCTCCGACAGCTGGCTCACCTACAACGACCTGGTTGTTTCGAGGACCAGCTGCAAGTCTGTTTGCGAACAGCGTCAGGAGACGGCGTACATCCTCTTCTACAACAGACTGGTGAGAGAGGGCTGTCGTCTGCTCCTACATCAACCTCCACTGACTGGGTTTTACTCGACAGGACCCTGCCAGGTAGCAGGGCCACGCTGTGACATCAATGTGTCGATTGGGACTGAGAGTTTGAGACTTGAACGATGCC
- the LOC128754021 gene encoding ubiquitin carboxyl-terminal hydrolase 37-like isoform X3, with protein MFCAPFCSESQVIDSIEFWGRQIRQQSRGQNLPVKKKTVCDWLCAKGSDSISPIAKEPKPLVALDFQDRKDPREETDAVASTSTSETFQSLGFPNPGNYCYINATLQSLLTLVDFVRDIRGQKSDSTVIRTFMNIQACHNADNQLKSRLLVAFKHAVAEEAPEFKNNTQKDAHEFLVAVMEHMMHLQAFQDSLLFQMVSNRMCTSCATGSYKEEAFTHISLNLSSGGKTVRQLLRDFMMTQLDYCCQCGSQEANQQYSFVTLPKVLVLHLKRFKYTGDQSLSKITEPISLQKDLLVPSDKGGGKYYLVSIISHIGPGASRGHYISDGVNPYAPPTDPSDSWLTYNDLVVSRTSCKSVCEQRQETAYILFYNRLVREGCRLLLHQPPLTGFYSTGPCQVAGPRCDINVSIGTESLRLERCQVWSLMSSSFLLEGPV; from the exons ATGTTTTGTGCTCCATTTTGCTCAGAAAGCCAAGTCATAGATTCAATTGAGTTTTGGGGGAGACAGATAAGACAGCAGAG TAGAGGCCAGAACCTtccagtgaagaagaagacggTTTGCGACTGGTTATGTGCTAAG GGAAGTGACTCCATTTCTCCGATTGCCAAAGAGCCAAAGCCGCTGGTGGCGCTGGATTTCCAAGACAGGAAGGACCCGAGAGAGGAGACGGACGCCGTCGCCAGCACCTCCACCTCAGAAACATTCCAGTCACTGGG GTTTCCCAACCCGGGAAACTACTGTTACATCAATGCCACGCTGCAGAGCCTCCTGACCCTGGTGGACTTTGTCAGAGACATCAGAGGTCAGAAGTCCGATTCCACCGTGATCCG AACCTTCATGAACATCCAGGCGTGTCACAACGCTGACAACCAGCTGAAGTCAAGGCTGCTGGTCGCCTTCAAGCACGCGGTGGCTGAGGAGGCCCCAGAGTTTAAGAACAACACCCAGAAA GATGCGCACGAGTTCCTGGTGGCTGTCATGGAGCACATGATGCATTTACAAGCTTTTCAAGATTCTCTGCTGTTTCAGATGGTCAGCAACAGAATGTGTACAAG TTGTGCCACAGGATCTTACAAAGAAGAAGCCTTCACACACATCTCGCTCAACCTGTCGTCGGGGGGGAAAACTGTCCGACAGCTGCTGCGTGACTTCATGATG ACGCAGCTGGACTACTGCTGTCAGTGCGGCAGCCAGGAGGCCAACCAGCAGTATTCCTTCGTCACGCTGCCAAA AGTGTTGGTGTTGCACTTGAAGCGGTTTAAATACACTGGGGACCAAAGCCTCAGCAAGATAACCGAGCCCATCTCCCTGCAGAAGGATCTGTTGGTGCCCTCTGACAAG GGTGGTGGCAAGTATTACCTGGTCAGCATCATCAGCCATATTGGCCCCGGAGCATCAAGAG GTCACTACATCAGCGACGGAGTGAACCCCTACGCGCCCCCGACAGATCCCTCCGACAGCTGGCTCACCTACAACGACCTGGTTGTTTCGAGGACCAGCTGCAAGTCTGTTTGCGAACAGCGTCAGGAGACGGCGTACATCCTCTTCTACAACAGACTGGTGAGAGAGGGCTGTCGTCTGCTCCTACATCAACCTCCACTGACTGGGTTTTACTCGACAGGACCCTGCCAGGTAGCAGGGCCACGCTGTGACATCAATGTGTCGATTGGGACTGAGAGTTTGAGACTTGAACGATGCC
- the LOC128754021 gene encoding ubiquitin carboxyl-terminal hydrolase 37-like isoform X5, translating into MFCAPFCSESQVIDSIEFWGRQIRQQSRGQNLPVKKKTVCDWLCAKGSDSISPIAKEPKPLVALDFQDRKDPREETDAVASTSTSETFQSLGFPNPGNYCYINATLQSLLTLVDFVRDIRGQKSDSTVIRTFMNIQACHNADNQLKSRLLVAFKHAVAEEAPEFKNNTQKDAHEFLVAVMEHMMHLQAFQDSLLFQMVSNRMCTSCATGSYKEEAFTHISLNLSSGGKTVRQLLRDFMMETQLDYCCQCGSQEANQQYSFVTLPKVLVLHLKRFKYTGDQSLSKITEPISLQKDLLVPSDKGGGKYYLVSIISHIGPGASRGHYISDGVNPYAPPTDPSDSWLTYNDLVVSRTSCKSVCEQRQETAYILFYNRLDPAR; encoded by the exons ATGTTTTGTGCTCCATTTTGCTCAGAAAGCCAAGTCATAGATTCAATTGAGTTTTGGGGGAGACAGATAAGACAGCAGAG TAGAGGCCAGAACCTtccagtgaagaagaagacggTTTGCGACTGGTTATGTGCTAAG GGAAGTGACTCCATTTCTCCGATTGCCAAAGAGCCAAAGCCGCTGGTGGCGCTGGATTTCCAAGACAGGAAGGACCCGAGAGAGGAGACGGACGCCGTCGCCAGCACCTCCACCTCAGAAACATTCCAGTCACTGGG GTTTCCCAACCCGGGAAACTACTGTTACATCAATGCCACGCTGCAGAGCCTCCTGACCCTGGTGGACTTTGTCAGAGACATCAGAGGTCAGAAGTCCGATTCCACCGTGATCCG AACCTTCATGAACATCCAGGCGTGTCACAACGCTGACAACCAGCTGAAGTCAAGGCTGCTGGTCGCCTTCAAGCACGCGGTGGCTGAGGAGGCCCCAGAGTTTAAGAACAACACCCAGAAA GATGCGCACGAGTTCCTGGTGGCTGTCATGGAGCACATGATGCATTTACAAGCTTTTCAAGATTCTCTGCTGTTTCAGATGGTCAGCAACAGAATGTGTACAAG TTGTGCCACAGGATCTTACAAAGAAGAAGCCTTCACACACATCTCGCTCAACCTGTCGTCGGGGGGGAAAACTGTCCGACAGCTGCTGCGTGACTTCATGATG GAGACGCAGCTGGACTACTGCTGTCAGTGCGGCAGCCAGGAGGCCAACCAGCAGTATTCCTTCGTCACGCTGCCAAA AGTGTTGGTGTTGCACTTGAAGCGGTTTAAATACACTGGGGACCAAAGCCTCAGCAAGATAACCGAGCCCATCTCCCTGCAGAAGGATCTGTTGGTGCCCTCTGACAAG GGTGGTGGCAAGTATTACCTGGTCAGCATCATCAGCCATATTGGCCCCGGAGCATCAAGAG GTCACTACATCAGCGACGGAGTGAACCCCTACGCGCCCCCGACAGATCCCTCCGACAGCTGGCTCACCTACAACGACCTGGTTGTTTCGAGGACCAGCTGCAAGTCTGTTTGCGAACAGCGTCAGGAGACGGCGTACATCCTCTTCTACAACAGACTG GACCCTGCCAGGTAG
- the LOC128754021 gene encoding ubiquitin carboxyl-terminal hydrolase 37-like isoform X4, which translates to MFCAPFCSESQVIDSIEFWGRQIRQQSRGQNLPVKKKTVCDWLCAKGSDSISPIAKEPKPLVALDFQDRKDPREETDAVASTSTSETFQSLGFPNPGNYCYINATLQSLLTLVDFVRDIRGQKSDSTVIRTFMNIQACHNADNQLKSRLLVAFKHAVAEEAPEFKNNTQKDAHEFLVAVMEHMMHLQAFQDSLLFQMVSNRMCTSCATGSYKEEAFTHISLNLSSGGKTVRQLLRDFMMETQLDYCCQCGSQEANQQYSFVTLPKVLVLHLKRFKYTGDQSLSKITEPISLQKDLLVPSDKGGGKYYLVSIISHIGPGASRGHYISDGVNPYAPPTDPSDSWLTYNDLVVSRTSCKSVCEQRQETAYILFYNRLVSGPSPAPG; encoded by the exons ATGTTTTGTGCTCCATTTTGCTCAGAAAGCCAAGTCATAGATTCAATTGAGTTTTGGGGGAGACAGATAAGACAGCAGAG TAGAGGCCAGAACCTtccagtgaagaagaagacggTTTGCGACTGGTTATGTGCTAAG GGAAGTGACTCCATTTCTCCGATTGCCAAAGAGCCAAAGCCGCTGGTGGCGCTGGATTTCCAAGACAGGAAGGACCCGAGAGAGGAGACGGACGCCGTCGCCAGCACCTCCACCTCAGAAACATTCCAGTCACTGGG GTTTCCCAACCCGGGAAACTACTGTTACATCAATGCCACGCTGCAGAGCCTCCTGACCCTGGTGGACTTTGTCAGAGACATCAGAGGTCAGAAGTCCGATTCCACCGTGATCCG AACCTTCATGAACATCCAGGCGTGTCACAACGCTGACAACCAGCTGAAGTCAAGGCTGCTGGTCGCCTTCAAGCACGCGGTGGCTGAGGAGGCCCCAGAGTTTAAGAACAACACCCAGAAA GATGCGCACGAGTTCCTGGTGGCTGTCATGGAGCACATGATGCATTTACAAGCTTTTCAAGATTCTCTGCTGTTTCAGATGGTCAGCAACAGAATGTGTACAAG TTGTGCCACAGGATCTTACAAAGAAGAAGCCTTCACACACATCTCGCTCAACCTGTCGTCGGGGGGGAAAACTGTCCGACAGCTGCTGCGTGACTTCATGATG GAGACGCAGCTGGACTACTGCTGTCAGTGCGGCAGCCAGGAGGCCAACCAGCAGTATTCCTTCGTCACGCTGCCAAA AGTGTTGGTGTTGCACTTGAAGCGGTTTAAATACACTGGGGACCAAAGCCTCAGCAAGATAACCGAGCCCATCTCCCTGCAGAAGGATCTGTTGGTGCCCTCTGACAAG GGTGGTGGCAAGTATTACCTGGTCAGCATCATCAGCCATATTGGCCCCGGAGCATCAAGAG GTCACTACATCAGCGACGGAGTGAACCCCTACGCGCCCCCGACAGATCCCTCCGACAGCTGGCTCACCTACAACGACCTGGTTGTTTCGAGGACCAGCTGCAAGTCTGTTTGCGAACAGCGTCAGGAGACGGCGTACATCCTCTTCTACAACAGACTG